Sequence from the Streptomyces sp. NBC_00358 genome:
CTGGTCGTGATCATCGGTGTCGTGATGGGCATCACCGCCGGCTACATGGGGAACAAGACCGACTGGCTCATCGGCCGGGTCATCGACATCCTGCTGGCCTTCCCCTCGCAGCTCTTCTTCATCGCGTTCACCCCGGTCGTGCTCGCCCTGTTCGTGGCGGACGACGAGAACACGCCGGGCTGGCTCACCGTGGTGTCCCTCATCGGCATCCTCACCATCTTCGGCTGGGCCTCCATCGCCCGACTGCTGCGCGGCCAGGTGATGGCCCTGCGGGAGCGTGAGTTCGTAGAGGCCGCCAGGGTCACGGGCGCCTCGCCGGCCCGCATCATCTTCAAGGAACTGCTGCCCAATCTCTGGACGCCGATCCTGATCCAGGCCACGCTCAACCTGCCGTTGATGGTCACCACGGAGGCAGGTCTCGCCTTCCTGGGCGTGGGCGTGAAGGAATCCACGCCCGACTGGGGCGTCATGCTCGGTCGCGCCGCCGACGTCTACCAGGACGACATCACGTACCTGCTGTTCCCGGGTCTCACGATGGTGGTCTTCGTCCTGGCGTTCAACCTCCTCGGAGACTCGCTGCGCGACGCGCTCGACCCCAAGACCAAGCGCTAGATCCGGTCCCTCAGGGGCCACGGCAACGACGCCGGGTGCCGGCTTCTCTCATCACACTCACTCTCAAGGCAGGATGCGATGTCTTTTTCGCGCAGAAATTTCCTGATCGCGACCGGTGTTGCGGCCGCAGCTGGCTCCGTGCTCACCGCGTGCAGCAGCGGTGACTCCACCGGGAGTGGCTCCGGCGGTGGCAAGCAGGACGCCGCCAAGGCGCACACCACCCAGGTCAAGATCGGCACCAAGGCGGACTCCACGGGCCCCGCGCCCGAGGTCTCCGGCGCGAAGAAGGGCGGGACGGTCTACCTGCTCAACGACGACGACGTCTCGCACCTCGACCCGCAGCGCATCTACTACGCGTGGAACTCGCTCGCGTCGATCGTCCTCAACCGCGCGCTGACCGGCTACAAGGTCGGCGACGACGGTTCGCTGACCCTCGTCGGTGACCTCGCCACGGACACGGGCACGATGACCGACGGCGGCAAGACCTGGGCCTTCACCCTGAAGGACGGCGTCAAGTGGGAGGACGGCACCGACGTCACCGTCGACGACGTCCGCCACGGCATAGAGCGCGCCTTCGCCAGCTTCATCACTGAGGGCGCCATGTACGTCCAGCAGTGGCTGACCGGCTCGGCGGAGTACCGCAAGTCGTACCCGGGCCCGTACAAGAACAAGCACCTGAAGTCGATCGTGACCAGCGGCAAGACGGTCACCTTCCACCTCTCCGAGGCGCGCCCCGACTTCAACTACGTCGTCGCGATGAACTCGTACGCGCCGACCCCGGTGAAGAAGGACACCAAGGAGAACTACGACAAGAAGCCGGTCTCCAACGGTCCCTACCGGGTGAAGTCCCACGTCACCGACAAGTCGATGGTCCTGGTCCGCAACGAGCACTGGGACGCGGCCACCGACCCGATCCGCAACGCCTACCCGGACGAGTTCGACTTCACCTTCGGCGTCGAGCAGCTCACCGCGATCGACCGCCTGCTCGCCGACTCCGGCAAGGACCAGTACGCCGTGTCCTGGCGCACGATCCCCCAGGAGCGCATCACGAAGGCGCAGTCGGAGGCCAAGGACCGCATCTTCATGCAGCTCGGCAGCGGCGTCAGCGTCTACTGGATCAACACCACCCGGATCACGGACCACTCCGTCCGTGAGGCCCTGATCAAGGCGTGGCCGACCGCGCAGATCCGTCAGCTCCAGGGCGGCTCGGCCAAGGGCGACTTCGCCACCGGCATCATGAGCCCGCTCGTGGCCGGCTACGAGTCGCAGGACGTGTGGGGCAAGCTCAAGACCCCCGCGGGCGACCCGGCCGCCGCGAAGAAGATCCTGAAGAAGGCCGGCAAGACCGGCTACAAGGTCGTCTACGCCTACCAGCAGGACGACGTCCAGCCGAAGCTCGCGGTCGTGATCGAGAACGCCCTCAAGGCGGCCGGCTTCGACGTGGTCACCAAGTCCATCGACTCGACCACCTGGTACGACCAGATCGGCAAGGTCGACAACCCGTACGACGTGTACTGGGGCGGCTGGGGCTCCGACTGGCCGACCGGTTACTCGGTCTTCCAGCCGCTGTTCGACAGCAAGGGCATCACCGACGGCGGCTCGAACTACGCCCACCTCAACGACCCGGCCGTCGACGCCGCGATCAAGGCCGCCACGGCCGAGACCGACCAGACGAAGGCCAACAAGATGTGGGCCGCCCTGGACAAGCAGGTCACCGAGACCGCGGCGTTCATCCCGGACCTGTACATGAGGCGCATCTACCTCCACGGCTCCAAGCTCGGCAACGTCAAGATGGACCCGAACTTCGACGGTTGCATGCTCTACAAGATGTACGTCAAGGCCTGATCCGTCCGCCGGGTGGGGCGGCCACGCGCCGCCCCACCCGGTCCGCCTTCCGCGGTCTCTTCGTCACACCCGGTCCGAATTCGCTCCGCATGACGGCCCATCCCAGGAAAGCCACTCCCCATGCTTCGCTTCCTCGTCCGCCGCATCCTCGGCGCCGTGATAACGCTGGTGATCATCAGTGCGATCACGTTCATGCTCTTCTACGCGGTGCCGCGCGATCCGGCCCGGATGGCCTGCGGCAAGCTCTGCACCCCGGACACGCTCCTGGTGATCCGCCACAACATGGGGATCACCGATTCGCTGCCCGTGCAGTACTGGCACTGGCTGACGGGCATCTTCCTCGGCCGGGACTACGGGTCCTACGGCCACTGTGACGCGCCGTGCCTCGGCTACTCGTTCAGCAGCCGTCAGCCCGTCCTCTCGACGATCATGAGCCGCTTCCCGACGACGATCTCGCTCGCCATCGGATCGTCCGTGGTGTTCCTCATCTTCGGTGTCGGTGCCGGCATGCTCGCCGCCGTAAAGCAGGGCAAGGCCCTCGACAAGATCGCCAGCAGCGCCTCGCTGATCGCCTCGTCGATGCAGATCTACTTCGTCGGCACGCTGGCCCTGTACGTCTTCGTCTACCAGCTGCACATACTGGACCAGCCCTCGTACACGGACTTCACCGACAACCCCGCCTCGTGGGTCAACGGACTGCTGCTTCCCTGGCTCGTGCTGGCGCTGATCTTCACCGCGAACTACACCCGCATGACGCGCTCCCAACTGGTGGAGCAGCTCAGCGAGGACTACGTGCGCACCGCCCGCGCCAAGGGACTCTCCCGCAGGAACGTCTTCTTCCGCTTCGCCTGGCGCGGCGCGATGGGACCGATCGTCACCGTCTTCGGCATCGACCTCGGCGTCCTGCTCGGCGGCGCGGTGATCACCGAGAAGACCTTCAGTCTCCAGGGTGTCGGCCTGCTCGCCCTGAAGTCCGTGACCGCGAACGACCTGCCCATGCTGCTCGGCATCATGGTCATCACCGCGTCCTTCGTGGTCATCGCCAACATCGTCGTGGACGCCGTCTACGCCCTGATCGACCCGCGTATCCGGCTCGCCTGATCCGCCGCCCCCACCAGCTACCCCGCATCACCCCCTCAGGAGCGTCCCCGTGACGAGCACCGACCAGCAGCCCTTCCTGTCCGTCAAGGACCTGAAGGTGCACTTCTCCACCGAGGACGGCACCGTCAAGGCCGTCGACGGCCTCTCCTTCGACCTCGTCCGCGGCAGGACCCTGGGCATCGTCGGTGAGTCAGGGTCCGGCAAGTCCGTCACGAACCTGACGATCCTGGGGCTGCACAACCCGGACAACACGGCCGTCGAGGGCTCCATCACCCTCGACGGACAGGAGCTCAACGGCGCTCCGGAAAAGCTGCTGGAGAAGCTGCGCGGCAACAAGATGTCGATGATCTTCCAGGACGCCCTGACCTCTCTGTCGCCGTACCACACCATCGGTGCGCAGATCGGCGAGACGTACCGCAAGCACACGGGGTGCTCCAAGCGGGAGGCCAGGACTCGCGCCATCGAGATGCTGACCCGCGTCGGCATCCCGCAGCCGGACATCCGGGTGGACGACTATCCGCACCAGTTCTCCGGCGGTATGCGCCAGCGCGCGATGATCGCGATGGCGCTGGTCTGCGACCCCGAGCTGCTGATCGCGGACGAGCCGACCACCGCGCTCGACGTGACCGTGCAGGCCCAGATCATGGACCTGCTCAAGGACCTCCAGCAGGAGTTCGGCACGGCGATCATCTTCATCACCCACGACCTCGGCGTCATCGCCGACATCGCGGACGACGTCCTGGTGATGTACGGCGGCCGGTGCGTGGAGCGGGGCACCAAGAAGGAGGTGCTGCGCGCGCCGCAGCACCCCTACACCTTGGGCCTGCTCGCTTCGATGCCGAGCCTGGAGGGTCCTGTCGACGTTCCGCTGACTCCGATCCCCGGCTCGCCCCCCTCGCTCCTCAACCCGCCCTCCGGCTGCCGCTTCCACCCTCGGTGCACCTTCGCCGAGAAGGTGGACGGCGGGCGCTGCTCCTCCGAGCGCCCCCTGCTGGAGATCACGGACGGACGCGGTTCCGCCTGCCACCTGACCGCCGACCAGCGCCGCGAGCTCTTCAGCGACTTCGCCGGCAGCCGGGCCAACTGACGTAAACGAGACGGGAATTCACCACCATGAGCAGCACCACTCCCCTCCTGGACGTCTCCGGGCTCCGCATGCACTTCCCCATCAAGGGCGGTTTCCCCATCCGTCGTACGGTGGGCGCGGTCCAGGCCGTGGACGGTCTGGACTTCCAGGTGGCCGAGGGCGAGAGCCTGGGGCTGGTCGGTGAGTCCGGATGCGGCAAGTCGACGACGGGCCGGCTGATCACCCGCCTGCTGGAGCCGACGGCCGGCAAGATCGTCTACCGCGGCCAGGACATCACGCACGCCGACCGCAGGAAGCTGGCGCCGGTCCGCTCCGAGATCCAGATGATCTTCCAGGACCCGTACGCCTCCCTCAACCCGAGGCACACGGTCGGCAAGATCATCTCGGGTCCGATGGAGGTCAACGACATCAACCCGCCCGGCGGCCGCGAGAAGCGCGTGCGCGAGCTGCTGGAGACGGTGGGCCTCAACCCCGAGCACTACAACCGCTTCCCGCACGAGTTCTCCGGCGGTCAGCGCCAGCGTATCGGGGTGGCCCGCGCCCTGGCCCTGGAGCCGAAGCTGATCGTCGCGGACGAGCCGGTCTCGGCCCTCGACGTCTCGATCCAGGCGCAGGTGGTGAACCTGCTCCAGAAGCTTCAGAAGGACCTGGGCATCGCGTTCGTCTTCATCGCGCACGACCTCGCGATCGTCCGGCACTTCTCGCAGCGTGTGGCGGTCATGTACCTCGGCAAGATCGTGGAGATCGCCAACCGCGACGACCTGTACGACAACCCGCGCCACCCGTACACGCGCGCACTGCTCTCCGCCGTCCCCGAGGTCAGGGTGGACGACGCCCCCGACCGCGAGCGCATCCGTCTCACCGGCGACGTCCCCTCTCCGATCAACCCGCCGTCGGGCTGCCGCTTCCGCACCCGCTGCTGGAAGGCGACGGAGAAGTGCGCGAGCGAGGCTCCGCCGCTGGTGCAGATCTCGGGCAGCAACGACGGTCACCTGACGGCGTGCCACTACCCGGAGACGAAGGAGACCATTCCGGCCCAGCGTCTCTCCAAGGACCCCGAGGCGGCGGTCTGACACACCCCTTTCCGTCAGCCGCCCCCTTCAGAAACCGACTTTCCCGGCCCATTGACCCGAGCCTATGAACGCCGGTTTCAGGGGAGACGAAGGCCCGCACCGTCTCGGTGCGGGCCTTCTGCGTCCCCCTGGGAATCGCGGGGTCCTGACGGAACCGTTCCGGCCCCGGCCGGCAGGGTCAGCCCGACTCCAGATCCCCGCGCTCCACGCAGAACTCGTTGCCCTCCGGGTCCGCGAGGAGGACCCAGCCCCCGCCGTCCGGGCGGATGTGGTCCGCGACGCGGCCGGCGCCGAGGGACAGGGCGCGTTCGACCTCCTCGTCGCGGGTGCGGCCGTGCGGGGTCAGATCGAGGTGGACACGGTTCTTGACCGTCTTGCCCTCGGGGACCCGCACGAACAGGAGGGTCGGGCCACCGGACGGGTCCACGATCACCGCTTCCGGATCACCGGGCTTGTCGTCGTCGGCGAGCGGCCGACCCAGCAACTCGCTCCAGAACAGCCCGACATCGTACGGATCGCCGGTGCAGTCGAAGGTGATGGTGCGGATGGTGGGGTGCGACAACTGGGCTTCTGCCATGGTCTAGGCCCCCGTCCGGCCGTCGGCCAGTTCGCGCAGGATGTCGAGGTGGCCGTTGTGGCGGGCCGTCTCCTCCACGAGGTGGAGGACGATCCAGCGGAGGTCGAAGCGCGCGCCGTCGCGGCCCGGCCGCTCGGCCTTGGCGTCGAGGTCGTGCGCCGCCACCAACTCGCGGTAACGGGCGCTCTGTTCGTCGTACTCGTCGAGCAACTGCGACAGCGGGAAGTCGACGGCGACGCGCATCTCGCGGTCGGGGTCCTCGTCCGTCCAGGGCCCCTTGTCCTCCTCGCCCAGGAAGACCACCTGGAACCAGTAGTACTCGACCCAGCGGAGATGGTTGACGAGCCCGCTGAGGGTCATCAGCGGGGACCCGGGCAGCGGGGCCTTGCGGGCGTCCTCCGCGGACACCCCGTCGCACTTGGCGCGGACGGTGGCGCGGGCGTAGTCGAGGAAGGTGGCCAACTGGGTACGCTCGTCCCAGGTGGGGGGCGTGTCCGTTCGTTTCTGTGAAGTCATCGGGGTGAAGCATCCCGGTCGCCCCGGTCGGTGTCGAGCGATTATCCGGCAGCCCGGAACGGCCAACAGGCGGCATCCCCGGCGGTGTTGCCTTGACTCCGACACCACCGGCAGACTGTCGCGTCATGCCCCTGCACCTGCGCGGAACGGTCCTGCCCGACGGCGTCGTGCGCGACCTCTGGACACTCGGCGACCGGATCACCTTCGAGCGCCCCTCCGCCCCGGCGGACACCGTCGCCGACGGCGGATTCCTGCTGCCGGGCCTCGTGGACGTCCACACGCACCCGGGTGCCGCCGCCGGGGACGACCCGGTCTTCGATCCGGAGGTCTTCGCCGAGCAGATCGCCGAGCACCGGGACGCGGGTGTCACGGCCCTGCGGTTTCCGGGGCTGCTGGGCGAGATCCCCGACGAGCTGAGGGAGGCCCCCGGTTCACCCCGCATGATCACGGCGGGACGCTGGCTGGCCTGGGCCGGGCTCTCCCGCAGCGCCGGGTTCCACACGGTGACCGACGACCTGGTCGCCGCGGCGGTGGCCGAGGCGAAGGCCCACGACGGGTGGTGCAAGCTCATGGGCGACTGGGACTTCGAGGCGCCACCGGTGCCGTACGAGTTGCTGCGCGCCGTGGTCGACGGCGTGCACGCCGCGGGCGGCCGGGTCGCGGCGCACTGCCAGTCCGCGGAAGGAGTGCTGGGCGCGGCCCGCGCGGGGGTCGACTCGATCGAACACGGCATGGGGATGCCTCAGGAGTGCGTCGGGCTGATGGCCGGGCACGGCACGTCGTACGTCCCCACGCTCACCGCGTTCGCGCAGAGCGCGCCCCTCCGCGCCAAGGACAACGCCCGGGGCCGGCTCTGGCACGAGGGGCACCGCACGATGATCCGCCGGGTCCAGGAGGCGTACGACGCCGGTGTCACCGTCCTGGCCGGCACAGACTCGGCGCCCCATGGCAACGTCGCCGTCGAGGTCGAGCACCTCATCGGCGCCGGGCTTCCTCCCGAGGCCGCCGTCGGCGCGGCGAGCTGGACCGCCCGCGCCTTTCTGGGGCTGCCCCTGCTGGCCGAGGGCGCCCTGGCCGACATCACCGTCTATGACACGGACCCCCGCGAGGACGCGGGCGTCCTGCGTCACCCGCGCCGCGTCGTGCTGCGCGGCCGGATCATCCGCTGAGCCCCTGGGCCTCCCTCTCCTCGTCCCTGGCCACGAGCTCGGCCTCGAAACCGTCGGTGTTCTCCAGATAGGCGGCGTACTGCCCGGGGCCGCCCGCGTGGGGATGGCGTTCCGGGAACAGCAGCGTCCAGCCGTACTCGGGCGCCTCCTCGACGAGCGTGTCGAGTTCGGCACGGCTGGAGACATGGAAGGCGAGGTGGTTGAGCCCCGGGCGCAGTCGGTCGTGGTGATCGGCGACAAGGGCGGGCGACCGCTCGAAGACGAGGTAGGTCTCCCCCAGCCGCCAGCTCCGGCCGTCCGGCCAGTCCTGGTACGGCGCGTACCCGAGCCGCTCCAGCAGCCAGCCCCAGGAGCGCACCGCCCGCCCCAGGTCCGGCACCCACAGTTCGATGTGATGCAGCATCTCGTCCCGTTCCTCGCAAACGCTGTCGGAGCCCGGTCCCCCGGTTGCCCGTCGACCGGCAGCCGGTCACCCGGTCGGGTCCCACCGGTCGGCCGGCCGGTTCAACCTGGCATGTTTTCCACGGACTTGCCCACCCGATTCCTTCACCCGATTCCTTCCCGATCAGTGGTTTCGGACGGCCCCGCGGGCTGACAGACTGCTGTGATGACTGACCGTTCGTTCAGTGATGTCTCCCTCGCCGCCCTGTACGACACGCTGAATCCATGGGGACCGAGTGACGATTTCTACCTGGACCTGGTGATGTCCGCGCGGTCCGTGCTCGATGTCGGGTGCGGGACGGGGCGGCTGCTGGCGCAGGCCCGGGAGTCCGGCCACGGGGGACGGCTGTGCGGGCTCGATCCCGCCGCGGCCATGCTGGTGCAGGCGCGCCGGCGGGCCTCCGTCGAGTGGGTGCTCGGGGATCTCGGATCGGCGCGCTGGGAGCGGGAGTTCGACCTCGTCGTGATGACCGGGCACGCGTTCCAGGTGCTCGTCGGCGACGAGGAGGTGCGCTTCGCGCTGGGCGCCGTACGGCAGGCTCTGCGCGACGGCGGGCGGTTCGTCTTCGAGACCCGCAATCCCGCTGTACGGGCGTGGGAGGACTGGAGGCCCGAGCGGGCACGCGAGGTCGTCGACGCGTACGGGAACGCCGTACGGGTCCGCCACGAGGTCGAGGCGCCGGTGCTCGGGGACCGCGTGACGTTCAGCGAGACGTTCGAGCACGCGCGCTGGGGGCGGCCGAGGACCAGCCGCAGCACTCTGCGGTTCCTGGACGCCGACGCCTTGCGGGAGTTCCTCGGTGAGGCCGGGCTCGTCGTGCGCGAGCAGTACGGGAACTGGGGGCGCGAGCCGCTCTCCGCCACCGCCCCCGAGATCATCACCGTCGCCGGGCCTGCCTGACGGGCGAGAGCGGGCCCGCGCACAGGGCGCGGACCCGCTCCGTACGCCGGTGGGGCTCTAGGAGCCCTCGGCCGCGTCCTCCAGCGCCGCGAGCGCCGGGTCCAGCACGATGTCCTTCTCGCGTTCGACGGTCGGGTCCTCCGGGAAGTGGCACGCCGTCAGATGGCCCGCCTCGTTGCCGGAGATCCGGACCAGCGGCGGCTCCTCCTGGGCGCACTTGTCCTGCGCCTTCCAGCAGCGGGTGCGGAACCGGCAGCCGGAGGGCGGGGAGATGGGTGACGGCACGTCGCCCGCGAGGCGGATCCGCTCCCGGCGGACCTTGCCGGACTCCTCCAGTTCGACCTCGGGGACCGCGGACAGCAGGGCGTGGGTGTAGGGGTGCCGGGGCCGGGTGTAGATCGAGTCACGGTCGCCGACCTCGATCACCTTGCCGAGGTACATGACCGCGACGCGCTGCGAGAAGTGCCGTACCACCGCCAGGTCGTGGGCGATGAACAGGAACGCGATGCCCAGTTCCTTCTGTACCTCCTGGAGGAGGTTGACGACCTGCGCCTGGATGGAGACGTCGAGGGCCGAGACCGGCTCGTCCGCGACGATCAGCTTCGGCTCCGGGGCCAGCGCGCGGGCCACCCCGATGCGCTGGCGCTGTCCCCCGGAGAACTCGTGCGGGAAGCGGTTGTAGTGCTCGGGGCTCAGACCGACGATCTCCAGCAGTTCGCGGACCCGCTTCTCGCGGCCGCCGGGCGGGTTGATCCCGTTGACCTCCATCGGAGCCGAGATGATCTTGCCGACCGTCTGGCGCGGATTCAGCGAGGAGTACGGGTCCTGGAAGATCATCTGGATCTCGGAGCGGATCGGCGCCAGGTCCTTGCGGCTCGCGTGGCTGATGTCCTTGCCGCGGTACGAGATCGTGCCGCCGGTCGGTTCCAGCAGGCGGGTGATCAGGCGTCCGGTCGTCGACTTGCCGCAGCCCGACTCCCCCACCAGGCCGAAGCTCTCGCCGACGTTCACCGTCAGGTCGATGCCGTCCACGGCCTGCACCGCGCCGATGGTGCGGCGGATCGGGAAGCCGCCCTTGACGGGGAAGTGCTTGACCAGCTTGTCGACCACCAGCAGCGGTTCGGCGGAGCTGTCGACGGTGGCCGCGCGCGGGGCGGGCAGCGTGGTCTCACCCGTCGGGACGTCCTTCGCGACGTCTTCCTTCATGGCGCTGTTCTCCCTACCGCAGCCGGGGCTTGATCTGCTCGACGAAAATGGTCTGCTTCTGCTCGGCCGTGAGGTGACACGCGCCTCCGCGGCCCGCCGGCAGCAGCGGGAGTACGTCCACGCACCGCGCGCCCCCGACCTCGCCCTGGAAGGTGCAGCGGGGGTGGAACCGGCAGCCCGACGGCGGCCTCAGCAGGGAGGGCGGCGCGCCGGGGATGGGGGCCAGCGGCGTGCTCAGGTCCGAGTCCAGCCGCGGCATGGAGTTGAGCAGTCCCCAGGTGTAGGGATGCTGGGGCGAGCGGAGTACCTCGTTCACCGTGCCGCGTTCCACCGCCCCGCCCGCGTACATCACCATGATGTCGTCGGCCATGTCCGCGATCACGCCCAGGTCGTGCGTGATGAAGATGATCGCGGAGCCGAACTCCTGCTGGAGGTCCTTCAGGAGGTCGAGGATCTGGGCCTGCACGGTCACGTCGAGCGCGGTGGTCGGCTCGTCCGCGATCAGCAGGTCGGGGTCGCAGACCAGTGCCATCGCGATCATCGCGCGCTGGCGCATACCGCCGGAGAACTGGTGCGGGTAGTCCTTCGCCCGTTCCCTGGGGTTGGGGATGCCGACCTTGCCGAGCATCTCCACCGCCCGGTCCCAGGCGGCCTTCTTCGAGGCCCCGGTGTGCTTCCTGAACGGCTCGGCGATCTGCCGGCCCACCGTGTAGTACGGGGAGAGGGCCGTCAGCGGGTCCTGGAAGATCATCGCGGCCTTGTTGCCGCGCACCTTCTCCAGCTCCGACTCCCGGGCCGTGATCAGCTCCTGGCCGTCGAGCACGATCTCGCCCTCGACGGTCGTGAACATCGGGTTGTGCAGGCCGAGGATGGTCAGGTTGGTCACCGACTTGCCGGAGCCCGACTCGCCCACGATGCCCAGGGTCTTGCCCCGTTCGAGGTCGAAGGAGAGCCCGTCGACGGCCTTGACGACGCCGTCCTCGGTCTTGAACCGGACGTACAGGTCACGCACCGAGAGGAAGGCACCCGAGTCGGCCGGGGCACCGGCGCCCGATTCCTTGGTGAGAGTGGTCACGGAGTGCTCCTAGGACAGCCGCACGCGCGGGTCGATGAAGGCGTAGCAGGCATCCACGATGATGTTGAACAGAAGGATCATGGCGGCGGAGAAGAGCATCACGCCCAGCAGCAGCGGAAGATCGCTGAAGAAGACGGCCTGCACGGCGAGTTGACCGAGGCCCGGGAGTCCGAACGTGTACTCGGTGATGATCGCTCCGCCCAGCAGCGAGCCGAGGTCGATGCCGAAGATGGTGACGATGGGGATCAGGGAACCGCGCCAGGCGTAGCGGAAGAAGACGTACTTGCGCGACATGCCCTTCGCCCGCGCGGTGCGGACGTGTTCCTCCTGGAGCTGCTCGATCATCGACGAGCGCGCCATACGCGTGTACTGCGAGGCGAAGATCGTGGACAGGATCACCCACGGGATGATCAGCCCGGTGAACCAGCTGACCGGGTTCGCGGTGAAGTCGTTGTAGGCGGGCTTGTCGAAGAGGTGGCTCTGGTAGACAAGGGCGGCCAGCGCCAGCGGGCCGAGGAAGTAGATCTGCATCGAGCTGAGGACCATCGCCCCGGCCGTCACCGTCTTGTCCACGAGCGTGCCCCGCTTCCAGGCGGAGAGCATGCCCGTGCCGAGGCCGACGATCAGGAAGAAGACGGCCGAACCCAGCGTCAGCGAGACGGTGGTGGGCAGCCGGTCCATCAGCGTGCCCCAGACCTGCTCGTTCGTGTGGTACGAGTACCCGAAGCAGGGGGCCGGGCAGGGACCCTGAGCGAAGTCGTTGCTGCCCAGCACGAGGTTGTGCAGGAAGATCGCGTACTGCTCGGGGATCGACTTGTCGAGGCCGAGCACGTGGTGGATGTTCGCGAGGTTGGCCGGCGTGCATGTCTTGCCGCACATCAGCAACCCCGGGTCCCTCGGCATCCCGAAGAACAGCAGGAACGCGACGATACTCAGCAGGAAGAGAATGACGACGGCGCCGAGTGAGCGGCGAACGAGGAAGCGCAGCATGACAGGGGCAGCTCTCAGACGTCAGCGGGGCCCGACGGGGCCCGGCGCGTCCGCTCACCGAGCGGTGGGCGCACCGGGCCCCGTCAGAGCGACGGTTACTTGACGAACAGGCGACGCGGGTCGACGCCACCGATCACGTCGTCGTAGACCATGCCGCCGACCTTGGAGCCGGCGATCTGGGTCTGCTTGTAGTAGCCGGTCGGGACCTCGTTGACGACGTCCTTGACCAGGTACTGGTCGACCTTCTCCCACTCGGCCGCGGCCTTGATCGGGTCGGTGATCTTGTTGATGCGGTCGATGTCCGCGTTGACCTTGGGGTCGTTGACCTGCGAGTAGTTCTGCGCGCCGTCGGCGATCGCGCGGCCGTCGTACAGCGGCGGGATCACGGTCGAGGAGGACGGCCAGTCGGCACCCCACGCGGTGTGGAAGATGTCGTAGTTGTTGTCCAGCTTGCTGACCTGGTCGTAGTACGTCTCGGCCGGGATCTCCTGGCGCTGGACGTTGAAGCCCGCCTTCTGCAGGCCCGCCGCCATGGCGGTGGAGTACTGCTGGCCCTCGGGGGTGTTGATGTAGCCGAAGGTCAGCTTCATGCCCACCTTGCCGGCCTTCTTCAGCAGGGCCTTGGCCTTGACGGGGTCA
This genomic interval carries:
- a CDS encoding ABC transporter ATP-binding protein, producing the protein MTTLTKESGAGAPADSGAFLSVRDLYVRFKTEDGVVKAVDGLSFDLERGKTLGIVGESGSGKSVTNLTILGLHNPMFTTVEGEIVLDGQELITARESELEKVRGNKAAMIFQDPLTALSPYYTVGRQIAEPFRKHTGASKKAAWDRAVEMLGKVGIPNPRERAKDYPHQFSGGMRQRAMIAMALVCDPDLLIADEPTTALDVTVQAQILDLLKDLQQEFGSAIIFITHDLGVIADMADDIMVMYAGGAVERGTVNEVLRSPQHPYTWGLLNSMPRLDSDLSTPLAPIPGAPPSLLRPPSGCRFHPRCTFQGEVGGARCVDVLPLLPAGRGGACHLTAEQKQTIFVEQIKPRLR
- a CDS encoding VOC family protein: MLHHIELWVPDLGRAVRSWGWLLERLGYAPYQDWPDGRSWRLGETYLVFERSPALVADHHDRLRPGLNHLAFHVSSRAELDTLVEEAPEYGWTLLFPERHPHAGGPGQYAAYLENTDGFEAELVARDEEREAQGLSG
- a CDS encoding amidohydrolase family protein — protein: MPLHLRGTVLPDGVVRDLWTLGDRITFERPSAPADTVADGGFLLPGLVDVHTHPGAAAGDDPVFDPEVFAEQIAEHRDAGVTALRFPGLLGEIPDELREAPGSPRMITAGRWLAWAGLSRSAGFHTVTDDLVAAAVAEAKAHDGWCKLMGDWDFEAPPVPYELLRAVVDGVHAAGGRVAAHCQSAEGVLGAARAGVDSIEHGMGMPQECVGLMAGHGTSYVPTLTAFAQSAPLRAKDNARGRLWHEGHRTMIRRVQEAYDAGVTVLAGTDSAPHGNVAVEVEHLIGAGLPPEAAVGAASWTARAFLGLPLLAEGALADITVYDTDPREDAGVLRHPRRVVLRGRIIR
- a CDS encoding ABC transporter permease; amino-acid sequence: MLRFLVRRSLGAVVILFLLSIVAFLLFFGMPRDPGLLMCGKTCTPANLANIHHVLGLDKSIPEQYAIFLHNLVLGSNDFAQGPCPAPCFGYSYHTNEQVWGTLMDRLPTTVSLTLGSAVFFLIVGLGTGMLSAWKRGTLVDKTVTAGAMVLSSMQIYFLGPLALAALVYQSHLFDKPAYNDFTANPVSWFTGLIIPWVILSTIFASQYTRMARSSMIEQLQEEHVRTARAKGMSRKYVFFRYAWRGSLIPIVTIFGIDLGSLLGGAIITEYTFGLPGLGQLAVQAVFFSDLPLLLGVMLFSAAMILLFNIIVDACYAFIDPRVRLS
- a CDS encoding ABC transporter ATP-binding protein, with protein sequence MKEDVAKDVPTGETTLPAPRAATVDSSAEPLLVVDKLVKHFPVKGGFPIRRTIGAVQAVDGIDLTVNVGESFGLVGESGCGKSTTGRLITRLLEPTGGTISYRGKDISHASRKDLAPIRSEIQMIFQDPYSSLNPRQTVGKIISAPMEVNGINPPGGREKRVRELLEIVGLSPEHYNRFPHEFSGGQRQRIGVARALAPEPKLIVADEPVSALDVSIQAQVVNLLQEVQKELGIAFLFIAHDLAVVRHFSQRVAVMYLGKVIEVGDRDSIYTRPRHPYTHALLSAVPEVELEESGKVRRERIRLAGDVPSPISPPSGCRFRTRCWKAQDKCAQEEPPLVRISGNEAGHLTACHFPEDPTVEREKDIVLDPALAALEDAAEGS
- a CDS encoding class I SAM-dependent methyltransferase, with protein sequence MTDRSFSDVSLAALYDTLNPWGPSDDFYLDLVMSARSVLDVGCGTGRLLAQARESGHGGRLCGLDPAAAMLVQARRRASVEWVLGDLGSARWEREFDLVVMTGHAFQVLVGDEEVRFALGAVRQALRDGGRFVFETRNPAVRAWEDWRPERAREVVDAYGNAVRVRHEVEAPVLGDRVTFSETFEHARWGRPRTSRSTLRFLDADALREFLGEAGLVVREQYGNWGREPLSATAPEIITVAGPA